The following DNA comes from Papaver somniferum cultivar HN1 chromosome 4, ASM357369v1, whole genome shotgun sequence.
gaatattcatcaactggagttcagaaactctaaaattttatcctacacaatcggaggtataaaacattatattgtcttccgaataaatactggccccaaaatgggatttttcctatatcagaaattttgagattttttcaatatatacattcggtagtgaatgttcttccgaatactctgtgtctacttaaatatattcggtagccagaaaattcattaaactaccgattattagcagtttgtatctaggaagatatggccaccaatattcggcagataatcatcaaatctttttcccgaatactgtcgatgttcttgagaaatgaagaacacgactacattcggaagtaaatgagcatgaatatcgtccgaatctggataaataaccgaaaaccctagaaattttttttctcgattcgacgaattaaagcgaaataaacaccaaaaatgatagattcttacctaattggggccatttgaagttgacgaagtgtttgactatcgtaatcgccaccaccgactacattgccgggtacttgttcttcgcgttcttcttcatttgcagcaagaatttctttatttcttgctaaaatctcaatctttggatcgataccccgagcaacatttttggttctaggtctgtgggtttcatttcccttatcattgttttataaacgaatcgacgatgttttgattttacgattcgcggcgatgtttcggttgaacgaggaaagttttttttcttccacaatcggaagatatgaaactggaagaagaagagtaaaattgagtagaattttttctgatttggtttttatacggttttaccagaagggcatttatgtaacttcaatatcatatagagtaccccttaactagagtctttggatgggtataaattgatggcccctaaatccttttgagtggcccctaaaaacgcgaggtaatCTAacctttcaaaaccctagaatctttTAAATTCCATAACCCTAGAATCCCAATTTGATTTTTAAAACCCTATTATGTCTCTCATGGAGATTTCTGTTTGTAGCAGCTTAAATGCATCATCCTTCATAAAACTTTCTAAATTCTCTCCCTCTTTTCATTCTAAACCCAGTAACCTAAACTTGATTACTAAAAATACAACCTACAAAAGATATTCAGTTTCAATGCATGTGGAAGCAAATAGTTTATTCGGATTCCCCAAGAGAAGtggcggtggtggcggtggtgctgGCATCTTAGAACGGCCTAATCTTGACACATCTATATTCGAACCTACTCCAAAAGTGGAAGAAGGTATGCATCTCAAATTTATAGAATTCGTTTTTAGAGACACTGATTATGCAACTGAATTGAGAGTCTTGGAACATCATCTTAGGttttggttaaaggagaatgaatTTATGCATTTAATTAGTTTGCCAACCTTTGTTTTGGATTAGGTTTCAACTTAAGGATGCCATTATCCAAAATGAATGTAGTAACAATTTTGCTAATGTGTCAAAGACGTTATGCTCGGCTGAGATTATTGGTTTGCATAAATAGAATGTGATTGCTTGTAATCGAAAACAAATAAATTCAACTTGGATTATTGCGAATCATGTGGTTTGCTTATGTTGTCAGTATCTTGTTACTTCTTGTTCATAATTACATAGTTGCCTTCCTAGACATACTCGTGACATGCTACATAAGATTTATCACTTTGGGGAAGAAATGAATGCGTTGGTTTGTGGTTTTTGTTGGTTTGTTATTTTTGAATGTCATCTTGCTCTGCAGTTTGAATATCGGTTTCTTTGAAGCAATAAGATCATATTCAATCTATTGATCCAGGAAAATTAGGGAATGTAATGTTTGATTTGCAGCACCAGTCATGGGTTATAGAAACCTTAGACGATTAAATTCAACGTTGTTACCCAAAAAACAACTCAGGGGATGCTATATTCTGTAAATAATCTAATCATCCCCTAAACCAGTAGTCATCAATGAAAATAATCTTTGTCTGGGGAGTCGTGTACCTGTGTTCGCTCAATGTACGTAGTCAGATGGAGATTTATTATCTGCACAGCTATACTGTAGAGTGTTGACTACAATTAGGAGAACAGTAGAGTAGATTTTTCTCTGAAGTAAAGGCTTTTGGGTCTTCTCTTATGTAGGAGGGGTATAATTAGCTTGTCCTCTTAATAATCACAAGTTACTTATTCTGTTTTGTCTCATGGTTGATGTTGTATTGTTGGACTCAGTGCTTTGACTGATGGAATAATGGCGATGGGTTTCTACGATTGCTCTTTTATGTGTGTTTTTAAGTTAGTGgagttaaaaaagaagaagaggtgtTCTTACTCCTTTATATTTTTTTGATAACTATCTTTATAAGTTCCAAACTGTTTTAGGCGGATCAAAGCCGTTATGCCGAAATAACCATCCTCAGTAAACGTGAAGTTGATGAATGCGACCAGATAGGGTGCATAATGTTTGAGAAAAAAGGTTCACTTAAAGGAAACAATTTGCATTtgcaaaagaaagaagagaaggatTTGTGAGGCATCAGAGTATAAAAATTAATTCTAGTTACTAGTTAGCAATTTGCATTGTTTATTTTCGACCAGTCTGACAATTTCTTGCAACATTTTAGACGTTTCCAACATTTAATTGCTATGTTTGGTGTTTTAGGTGGTGATATGGGAAAATTGAAGCACCGAACAGCTATAGGCAATGGAGATGGTTGCAAAGTTCTTCTAATTGATGACACGCGCCATACTGAAAAATCAGGTAATTAATCCCCCTGCCAACCATTTTTTTGTGGTTGTAGGCCATTGGGGCTCAGTCTCTTAGTCCCTTTTAAGAAATAATATCGGTCGGTTATAGAGAAGAACGCTGTTGGCCCAAATAGCAAATGCATTTTTCTTGTTTGTCAGGCCACAATCCTAACTAGAGTATGCAGCGTTTAGCAAATGTCAGCGACTGTAGTCATTAGATTTTTCAGAATAATCTGAAAGAAAATAATGATAGTCTCAATCTGAGTTGTTTTCTTGTTTTACAAAGCAGCGGTTGCACTTGCAATTTCTTACGAGCACTTCTTTATCTTTTTGGTAGAGAAGGTTTCAGTTATCACTATAGGAAAATTTTCAATTCTGCCCCCCACAAGAATGACGCTACAGAGCTAAGGATACTATGTTTACACGACTGCGAGCATTGCATGCTAACTTTCTAGTTTATTCTGTGTGTTTGTAGTGGCATCCATTTTGCCAAAAGCTGTTCCAGCTGTTACAACCGATGCTGCAAAAGAACTCTTTCATGAGTCCCGACAAAATGGTGCTGCCGTTGTAATTGTAGCTGTAAAGGTAGTCTTTTTGATTGTACCTATTGCTTTGGTATGCAGTATCTTTCATTTCCTTGTTGCTCTTTTccctttttcatttttatttgatGGGAAACTTGCCTTCCGAAAGTTAGCTGATTCCTCTTGGTTCTGCAGGAGCATGCTGAATTCTATCTTGAGATGATGACCAACCTGGGATTAAGTGCAGCCATAGAACCAGATTCAAGTACAGTATAAGCAGGCAGAACAAAAGATTAGAGAGGGGTTGTTTTACCCATATTCGCATAAAAAGCTGGAAGGCTTTTTGTGTTTTGATCTAGACAAATTTTGAGTTATTTGAGTTATTCCggtgtttgtattatttttgttttattttgcgcATGAAGTGATCAAGTTGTTGTATGATAAGAAAACCTCTGCTGTGTGATCACTTCAATTTTGTTCTGTGACGTAAAAGATCAATAAGAAAAAATCCGTGCCACCTCGAGGTCAACTAAAAGAAAATGGATTTACAGCATAAACCACGCCAACCATTAGCAATTCATCTGCTCACTCACTGATCGTTGATTCTATTGGCCACGGTAAAAAGTCATGTTTGATAAGCACCTTTCTGAAGTTTAGCTTCTTGGCAAAAAAATTCTGAAGTTCAGCTTCTTGGCAAGTTGGATTCCAAGAGAGAAAGCCAACGCTTCACTGGCCAGTTCGATGTACCAGGCGATCTATATTCTATAGGCGGCAAGTGTTGATAATATGCGAGTTGGATTGCGTTGCCACATGCAAGTAACTGTACCAGGCCATCTCTAGGCACAGAAGAGTGAGAAGACCCATTTGACATGACAGCTATTATAGACAAAATTTTCATTCAATTCGCATCACGGGAATTCTTCTGCAGTTTCAGCTTCACTTGAATGTCTCCATCAAGGAGAGGGAAGAAGATTTTGTTGAAATAAACAACATTAAAGAAACACGTGGTAATGTGGTACGTAAGCTCTTTGGGGAACTAGCTTAGTACTGATAGCAAAAAAAATAAGATCAATTTAGAGGTGTACTACAAAGCACTAGGATACAGAAATTTCACTCTGTTAGCAGTTTGTTGAGAATTTGCTATCCCACAGACATACAGCACTAATCCTTTGGAGCTAGTTACGTTTAGCAAAAACATACATTACAACATAAGCAACTGTGATACTCTCGCCCAAGATGCATCAGCCTACTAGAATCAAGTCCTTCAACTCAGAAAAGTATACCAAGAACTGGCAACCATGTTACGGACAAACATTCTCATCAACTATAAATCAGGTGCTTCAATTCCAACATTAACTGGCAATTAACTGGGAAATAACCAAACCATCACGGTATGTATCATGATGTATGGTCAAATGTCTGCATTTAGGAAGGCAAATCAGGCAGCACATGAACCAGCTCCCATACCTGATTCATGGGGCTGCTGCTTCACTTTCTATGATCTAAATTTCATTGTGAGGAATAAAGTAAACACACATTTATAAGACGGGGAAATAAGTCACAAATACTTTAATTCAACATCTAGCACCCTCGGTTTTTAACTCAGAATCTAAGTAAATGTAACAGGAAATGTAACACCTTACTAGATGATTCTCCTAACAAAAATGACTCTAAATGGCCAAAGTAACCATAACAAAATAGGAGAAAGCAAATTCCATTTCTAACACCTCACTTCTTCTTGGCAGCATCTCCAGCCTTGGTCTGCAGAAGAGTtgcaaatcaataaaaaaaaaatcagccaGAGTTTGCAGGAATACAAAAATGGGAGAAAGAGGCTAAGCAACAggagaagaaaggagcaagttaaTTATGAAGTATAATTAAAAACCAACCTTTTTAACTCCGCGAATCTTCTTGGCCCTGTTCTTCCTTTCCTTGATTTGTTTCCTTGATCTCTCAATTTTGGTATCAAGTCCGTTCTGCCAGGTCATGACATTTTATGAGAATGTAGAAAAATAACCATATAAAGGAAAGAAGATAGTAGGAAAACACCGGACAAAGAAGGACAATAACTGCAACTGTTAGGGCACAATTTAACACTGAACAACTACCCTTGATGAGCCAGGGTACGAAAACTTAGTTCATTAATATAATGCAGGAGAAAAATTGTGGACATCCGGACAATTAAAGGAATCTTCTGAACAAACAACGAGTATGTGTTTGAGAATAGATCATAACATAAGTCTCGATAGTAATacctaggggtgtaaataatacccgaaaatactcggcctgcctgtatccgcccgagcccacctgtacccgaagtagcccaaagcctgttatggcccgtcatggaccacccggcctggcctggattaatttattgggcggtctcgggctttgcgattaattatgatgcccggcctgatgcccggcctgaaagccttttatgtgccattaatcatttaatatcctcagACTTAAAAGTTACGATTtaataattgtcaattttgtgtcaagaaaaataaaatatataattgtgtttttacttataattaaccttttcaaaacattaatggtaatatattttcttattagaaagtttattgtactctaattatttattataggctaaaattaaaaatttgtcagtgtaatttaaatataaaataatactatcacttacgatatgcaatgttggaaaggaaaggatattgtatttaataccgttcatttgaaaatttaaacttaaaaaaaaataaatcaaaatagtggcctgtccggcccgatctggcctgcccgtataaaaagcgggttttgggcggtctttggatagcaaattatctacttgtgcccggcctgtccggcctgaatttgtttacgggctcacaaatattaagcccgGCCTGCctggcctgtcttagtttttgggtcgggcggtccggcctgcccgaatttacacccctggTAATATCTTTATCTATCAAGCGCATCATGACATTTCTAAAGCTATAATCACTAGCAGGAGAACGTAAACATGAACTATTCAAGCAAAATCAAGTACATTACAAAAGCATATAACATGCATATAGTAACTTAGAATCTATATTTATCCAACCAAGTGTATTAACTTTTTTGGTTCTAGTACTCCAGTCTCAGGCATAAACTAACCCTAAATGTCCACATACCATAAGCTCAAAAACACAAGCTAACAAACCAAACACAGCAAACAGTGACAAAGATTTAAAAAAAGCACAGTATCATCTCTGACTCCACCAAAAGTTTCATTTTCCTCTACAATCTTTTTATAAACAAGATGGTTCTTAGCAATACATATGGTTCATAGCACACTACAGCAATGATTTGACATTCATCGATGTCAAACTAGTCAAAACTGAACATCTGAACCTGCTAAGGCAAAGTGTGCATATGCATCTAATTAATGTTGTTCACTCATAAGTGATTTTCAGGAGAAAGAGTCGAGACACCTGATATATTATGAGAATCTACTAAACAAATAACATGCTTGTCATTGAAAATAGATCATAACATAGGCCTTGCcagtaatatttttctttatcaaGGGCACACAGTCCTTAACTTAATCGATAATCAACAGTAGGAGATTCATTACTGCTATATTTCCTGAGAGAAAGTGAACATGAACGGTCTGTGATGCTCGAGTGTGCAAAGAAATCATTTAAGAAAAACAGAAGGTTGATTATGAAAGCACTCATCATGCATAGCGATATACCATTTAATCACCATAAACCAAGATTATCAACTATTTTGGCTCTCCTACTTAAGTCCCAAGCATACATGCTAACGATATAGTCTACCGGCCTTAATGTTTTGGATAACTTCAAACAAATTAGAAAAATGCTTCagctgaaaaagaaaaacaagctaACAGACCAAATGCAGCAAACAGCGATTAAGCAAACAAAGTCTGAAATTTCTACCAGATATGATACAAATAAAGATAGTGGCTTCCCAATGATATACAAGACCTACAATTAAATCAAAACTAAACCAAAAAATAAGATTAGTATTCATTACCCTGACGAGTCTGTATTTAGGTTCGAACTTCTTAGCATTATCAACAGTATCGTAGATCAATCCAAACCCAGTTGATTTTCCACCTCCAAAATGAGTTCTAAACTTGAACACAAAAATAGAACTCTGGTCTTTCACTTCGTACATCTTTGCAAGCTTTTCCTTCAACTcagtctacaaaaaaaaaaacagaaacacaCAAAATCATCAACAACCTTTCTATTTACTTCGATCTATCAAGttataagaaaataaatcaaaatcattCAAAAGTAAAGATTACCTTTGAAACATTAGCTCTTCCTGGGTGAAGAACATCAATAACCTACACAAAAACCATCATCAAAATGTTAGGGTTTGTAATCTTACGGCAAAAAAATGATAAGAGGTTTTAGATTAGGGTGCTTACGAATTGCTTCCTGGATAGAAGCCTGTTAGTCATGAACTTCCTGGTTCTGATGGTAACAGCTTTGGTGTCTGCCATGATTTTggttctgaaaaccctaaaactatgactctctctgctgctgctgccgctgcTGTTTTCTGCTTGAGATGGCTAATGACAAAAGAGATGGAAAGATGGCGAAAAAAGAAGAAATAGAGAGAGAGTGAGGATTATGTGAcaaccaaaccctaaaaatctaaCTGAATCTGGGCTGTGTTTGTTTTCTAAATAGGCTATTCATTTTCGTAAGTTTTTAGCACATCAGGCCCAATTACTTGTCTTTGATTTCCGGTGAGAGATTTCCGGTGAGAGGAGAGGAGATTCCAGGAGGGAAGGATTAGGGACAGTTTCTATGGAAATGTTCCCAGCCCCGTGGATGAACAAAAGAGTTTCTCCTCTATGGAAAATCAACAGATTTGATCATTATCGTCCCACTATTTATTTATTTGACACTAGAAATAACTCGTGTCGTAACGATATTGGTTAATACTGAATCAATGTAACACGATTTTAATAATAAATTGGTTGTAACTTTACGGGAAAAATGGTATAAGAAGTATGGAAACCATCTTATGAGTGTTCTTTTGTGAGTTTTCCTATTAATAATTTTGACGGTTAAATGGATGTGTGAGTTTTTGATATCTAGTCTTTCGATCAAGTTCGgaatttataattataaaaaaaataaaattgcaaCAACCGAAGCTATGCATTCGCCTGGTTACCATGTTTAGTTTTTTGGATCAGTAACTCAATATTATAAAATGAGAATATGATAATAACTTAGTGTACAATTCTTTATATTTGTTTTCCAATAAATACTCTCTAAGGCATGCTGATATCCTTGTCTATAACTGGTACAACGGTCAAGACACTTGTTTTGGTGTTACTGGTGTCTCACTCTTCAGTGGTGGTGGTGTTCATGCATTCACTACAGGCCAAGCTATTTCTAATGTTATCTTTCGTAAGCGTAACATATACCGAGATAAGTGTAGCTCTAATGGATACGGTTTCGGTGTTTTAGTCTTTTCCATTTTAGGAGAACTTGGGATAAAATGGTGACTTTTTTGAGGAGACTGAGGAAGTGTATATATGGGCATGATTTTAAAGTAAAGGTTGACAATTATTTATTTCATCGTATATGGCTTGTCATTCAGGAAGGTGTTGgttctcagcttgttgctaggctacccaccaattatttggaaaaacttatttaaaaataaaaaaatcaaaaaataataacaataataataacatcttaTAGGGCTTGTCATACGCATCCTCTCCTTCAATGACATTGCACCTCCAAATGCATGTACTCTGTATGAGCTTCAGCAGAAATACCCTTGTGCAAGGCCTTCTCATATACCTGCATATGacatctcaacaccttctctatCTGAAATTCTTTCCTAAGGGTACTTCATGTGGGAGGCATGGACTAAGAGCACAACATTTATCGGATAATATGAGTGGAGTTGTTGCTGAAGACCTGCTGCAATCTATAATTGGTGTTGTCAACCTCTGGTTAACAGGTAAATACCCCCCCATTCTAGGTGATTTTGTGGCTAATGTACCTTTAACCCCACTACTTAAACCTAGTGGGGGTTTGAGACCAATTGCAGTTGGCACAAGCTGGACAAGACTGTGCTCCAAACTACCTGCCACATTTGTTTGTAAGTAGATGACATCATACTTATGTACTTACCAATATGGTGTTGGCATACCTTGTGGTGGTGAAGGTATTTTACACTCTGCTAACATGTTATGGGAGCTGATGATTCTGGAAATGCAAAGTCCAAGCTGTTGATAGATTTTCCTGATGCATTAAATTTAGTTGACAGATCCACTATAATCAGAGAAGTATGAGCTCATTGTTCAAGCATCTTCAGATGGGTTGAATTTTGTTACACAAAACCAGCCATGATATACTATATGGACTCAATACTTTCTTCTGCTCAAGGTGTTCAACGAGATGACCAACTTGGTCCCCTTTTATTTGCCTTGGTTTTACTCCCTCTGTCTGAGAAGATTGCAGCTCAATGTATCTTAGACCTTCATGCTTGGTACCTGGATGATGgcacatgttagagcattgctcggttaaactcacaagttttgctatctcaagattgttgccaaatttagttgatcaaaactatatcttgatttatagtctacatttagtcaagtctcggattaggatagaaatgtgtagttgagtaccagacatcattgcgttctatcgtttgaagacgaagatcaactaaagcttttggaaaacttcgtcaacaaaaggtaagtaagactgaaccacctattactcaagttttcacctttctagcTATGACACAATGTCGGAGGACTAAATTAGACTTTGCATGCACAACAAAAATTATGGGTCAAGTTTATCCTGATTAATTATTCTTGAAATATGTTAACTAAttagcttaagaacatttgttcatactcgatgaatttggttaagaacaatatattatttataacctaaattatgatttaaCATTATCATTTACAAATAACCGGGAACATTGATATATGTCGTTGATGTTATTCAGAAatatttcaaattgattattagaaagatataaaactactgtaaatctggatatagGATAGTatacataccagttcacatactggcacAACTGTTATAGGTTTAGAGCCGGAATACATGTACCCAATACACGTGCCGGCATACCTATAGTTCGACAACGACTttcgggtacgcatacccaacatgcaaaccgaaaaagttatgtgaacccctgaacttgtttttgtcttaagggtatacaaacgTGGTACACGTACCATGGCAAAATAACACACGAACCGGGAGtaagtacacataccaggtatacaTACTTACCCTGACGAATATTTtaagatgcatcagaattatttataTGAAATAATCggtatttgaacaactctctataaCAACACATATAGACATATTTTACCACATTAACCTAtagttgtgactcaagattaaagtctcaAAGTGttgtatgaaaatgattaagcttatagttcgtctggctagtttcggctaacctttcatgaacaagtcactgtacacggttcggttatggtccatcctaatcagagtgtatattttgttatgttaatctcaaacAAAAGATGCATctcacggtgaatattgattgcttgattccaaagttaccttagcttaaatctaaagcaacctttgttttaaaagtctatataaggagaacctcaagcaactgggatctttgttcTTGTgcatcctagttgtaaactagagtcgtcctatcCTTTAAACCATTTTAGGTTTagtgactaaaaagacttcacctagggattcatgaagccaggtccaactatctttatcttgatagtttgtgaATCCTGATCTTGGTACTGATTATTGACCCTTAAGCTCCAACAGGCGAGATAGATATAAATtgcaaagtttcttcgtctcaaactttgtgattcaacGGGTATATTCCTTtataacgattctttgttgaaatcggagtaggaattacttgtggggtaaataataatctaggctgctctccgGGAGTCTTCAATgccagattttgaggtttgctagactttgtctattgcaatcgat
Coding sequences within:
- the LOC113273803 gene encoding ATP-dependent Clp protease adapter protein CLPS1, chloroplastic-like; translation: MSLMEISVCSSLNASSFIKLSKFSPSFHSKPSNLNLITKNTTYKRYSVSMHVEANSLFGFPKRSGGGGGGAGILERPNLDTSIFEPTPKVEEGGDMGKLKHRTAIGNGDGCKVLLIDDTRHTEKSVASILPKAVPAVTTDAAKELFHESRQNGAAVVIVAVKEHAEFYLEMMTNLGLSAAIEPDSSTV
- the LOC113275300 gene encoding 40S ribosomal protein S24-1, translating into MADTKAVTIRTRKFMTNRLLSRKQFVIDVLHPGRANVSKTELKEKLAKMYEVKDQSSIFVFKFRTHFGGGKSTGFGLIYDTVDNAKKFEPKYRLVRNGLDTKIERSRKQIKERKNRAKKIRGVKKTKAGDAAKKK